A region from the Phycisphaerales bacterium genome encodes:
- a CDS encoding peptidyl-prolyl cis-trans isomerase — protein sequence MRVKFATSLGSFVLELNEAKAPISTKNFLEYVDAGTYDGTIFHRVISNFMVQGGGYTPDMNRKPTNAPIANEYKNGLKNIRGSIAMARLGGQPDSATNQFFINVVDNAFLDKPQDGAGYAVFGMVVDGMETIDKIRTVKTGSKAGMGDVPIQPIVIEKAERVEA from the coding sequence ATGCGTGTCAAGTTCGCCACATCCCTCGGCTCGTTCGTCCTCGAGTTGAACGAGGCCAAGGCGCCGATCTCCACGAAGAACTTCCTCGAATACGTAGACGCCGGAACATACGACGGCACCATCTTCCACCGCGTCATCTCCAACTTCATGGTCCAGGGCGGCGGTTACACCCCCGATATGAACCGCAAGCCAACCAATGCGCCCATCGCCAATGAGTACAAGAACGGCCTGAAAAACATCCGTGGCTCCATCGCCATGGCACGCCTCGGCGGACAGCCCGACTCGGCCACCAACCAGTTCTTCATCAACGTCGTCGACAACGCCTTCCTCGACAAGCCCCAGGACGGGGCCGGTTACGCCGTCTTCGGCATGGTCGTCGATGGGATGGAGACGATCGACAAGATCCGTACCGTCAAGACCGGAAGCAAGGCCGGCATGGGCGACGTGCCAATCCAGCCCATCGTGATCGAGAAGGCCGAGCGCGTGGAAGCGTGA
- a CDS encoding glycosyltransferase family 9 protein encodes MSDSSPLPARRDPPRRILLIRPSSLGDVVRTAPAAASLRHAFPDATIDWVVAEPFIPAVKHHPAINRIIPFPRAAIGNHLRRLQLKPIREWLATLMASDDGHPYDLAIDLQGLFRSGLMARATHAPRKVGFADAREGGWLFYNERIRVARGLSHIDRDVELLRAIYVPPSSDDQGRSPDLRLYPGDEARDFAHSDDRLKAKRFIVLAPTTRGAGRAWPMDRYAELARRLLSAHAHHLVLVGAANERLACAPLLHAARHDKRVIDLVGATDILKWMAVIQRADLVVCNDSAAMHVAAAFHRPMVALMGPTRPERSGPYRRPHDAISKLKHNEHVRHRDAARAADIMRRITVDEVVQTCAERLEQQRTT; translated from the coding sequence ATGTCCGACTCTTCTCCACTTCCCGCACGCCGCGATCCGCCGCGGCGCATCCTCCTCATCCGCCCCAGCAGCCTGGGCGATGTCGTCCGCACAGCCCCCGCAGCCGCCAGCCTCCGCCACGCCTTCCCCGATGCCACCATTGACTGGGTCGTCGCCGAACCCTTCATCCCCGCCGTCAAACACCACCCCGCGATCAACCGCATCATCCCCTTCCCTCGCGCCGCCATCGGCAACCACCTCCGCCGCCTCCAACTCAAGCCCATCCGCGAATGGCTCGCCACGCTCATGGCGAGCGACGATGGCCACCCGTACGACCTCGCCATCGACCTCCAAGGCCTCTTCCGCAGCGGCCTCATGGCCCGCGCGACCCACGCCCCGCGCAAGGTCGGTTTCGCCGACGCCCGCGAGGGCGGCTGGCTCTTCTACAACGAACGCATCCGCGTCGCCAGGGGTCTCTCCCACATCGACCGCGACGTCGAACTCCTCCGCGCCATCTACGTCCCACCCTCATCCGACGACCAGGGCCGCTCACCCGACCTCCGTCTCTACCCCGGCGACGAGGCCCGCGATTTCGCGCACAGCGACGATCGTCTCAAGGCCAAACGCTTCATCGTCCTCGCCCCTACCACACGCGGCGCCGGCCGAGCCTGGCCCATGGACCGCTACGCCGAACTCGCGCGCCGACTTCTGTCCGCGCACGCTCATCACCTCGTCCTCGTCGGCGCCGCCAACGAGCGTCTCGCCTGCGCGCCACTCCTCCACGCCGCCAGGCACGACAAGCGCGTCATCGACCTCGTCGGCGCTACCGACATCCTCAAATGGATGGCCGTCATTCAGCGTGCCGACCTCGTCGTCTGCAACGACTCCGCCGCCATGCACGTCGCCGCCGCCTTCCACCGCCCGATGGTCGCGCTCATGGGCCCCACGCGCCCGGAACGAAGCGGCCCCTACCGCCGCCCCCACGACGCGATCAGCAAACTCAAGCACAACGAACACGTCCGCCACCGCGACGCCGCCCGCGCCGCCGACATCATGCGCCGCATCACCGTCGACGAGGTCGTCCAGACCTGCGCCGAGCGACTCGAACAGCAAAGGACCACCTAG